In the Tenrec ecaudatus isolate mTenEca1 chromosome 16, mTenEca1.hap1, whole genome shotgun sequence genome, one interval contains:
- the C16H10orf143 gene encoding uncharacterized protein C10orf143 homolog isoform X2, with amino-acid sequence MEFLAPCRWRRRKLEELQDPGDAKRACRRVEAPVPRWDCSTPGGRTREPQNSAQVAPPPSGPLPAREPENGMGRAAPRSPRNRGPSPAQPCPRCIAGESGHFSHTQGP; translated from the exons ATGGAGTTCCTGGCGCCGTGCCGCTGGCGACGTCGGAAGCTGGAGGAGCTGCAGGATCCGGGGGACgcg AAACGGGCGTGCCGGCGAGTTGAGGCGCCTGTGcccaggtgggactgcagcacGCCAGGCGGAAGAaccagggagccccagaactcagCCCAGGTGGCCCCTCCACCCAgcggccccctgcctgcccgagAGCCTGAGAATGGCATGGGGAGAGCGGCCCCCCGG AGCCCCCGGAACCGAGGACCGAGCCCGGCCCAGCCCTGCCCACGCTGCATTGCCGGGGAGTCT GGCCACTTCAGCCACACGCAGGGTCCCTAG
- the C16H10orf143 gene encoding uncharacterized protein C10orf143 homolog isoform X1, protein MEFLAPCRWRRRKLEELQDPGDAKRACRRVEAPVPRWDCSTPGGRTREPQNSAQVAPPPSGPLPAREPENGMGRAAPRSPRNRGPSPAQPCPRCIAGESVSISESVLFRF, encoded by the exons ATGGAGTTCCTGGCGCCGTGCCGCTGGCGACGTCGGAAGCTGGAGGAGCTGCAGGATCCGGGGGACgcg AAACGGGCGTGCCGGCGAGTTGAGGCGCCTGTGcccaggtgggactgcagcacGCCAGGCGGAAGAaccagggagccccagaactcagCCCAGGTGGCCCCTCCACCCAgcggccccctgcctgcccgagAGCCTGAGAATGGCATGGGGAGAGCGGCCCCCCGG AGCCCCCGGAACCGAGGACCGAGCCCGGCCCAGCCCTGCCCACGCTGCATTGCCGGGGAGTCT GTGAGTATTTCTGAGAGTGTTCTGTTCAGATTTTGA